In Phyllostomus discolor isolate MPI-MPIP mPhyDis1 chromosome 2, mPhyDis1.pri.v3, whole genome shotgun sequence, the following are encoded in one genomic region:
- the RIPK4 gene encoding receptor-interacting serine/threonine-protein kinase 4 has protein sequence MEGDSGVPWALGLLRTFDAKEFAGWEKVGSGGFGQVYKVRHVHWKTWLAIKLSSSRTLHVDDGERMELLEEAKKMEMAKFRYILPVYGICQDPMGLVMEFMETGSLEKLLASEPLPWDLRFRIIHETAVGMNFLHCMSPPLLHLDLKPANILLDAHYHVKISDFGLAKCNGLSQDFGVDGVCGTIAYLPPERFGEESQLFDTKHDVYSFAIVIWSVLTQKKPFEDDRNFLHIMMKVSKGHRPELPPVCRARPHGCTKLLHLMQRCWHGDPRERPTFQEITSETEDLCDKPDEEVKEAAQDAEVKARPAPKSEAPVSTALKRASAPAFDKDYSLSELLSQLDSGISQTLEGPDELSRSSSESKLPSANSDKRLSGVSSVDSAFSSRGSLSLSFEREPSTGDLGTTDVQRKKLVDAVVSGDTNRLMKILQPQDVDLVLEGGASLLHLAVEAGQEECVKWLLLNNANPNLTNGRGSTPLHLAVEKRVRGVVELLLARKISVNATDEDQWTALHFAAQNGDEGSTRLLLERSASINQADFEGRTPMHVACQHGQESVVRILLRRGVDVGLQGKDAWLPLHYAAWQGHLPIVKLLGKQPGVSVNAQTLDGRTPLHLAAQRGHYRVARILIDLHSDVNVRSLLAQTPLHVAAETGHTSTARLLLHRGADREAVTSEGFTALHLAARNGHLATVKLLVEEKADVLALGPRNQTALHLAAAGGHAEVVEELVSADVLNLSDEQGLSALHLAARGRHAKTVETLLKHGAHVNLQSLKFQSSQGPAATLLRRNKT, from the exons GGAGCGCATGGAGCTTCTGGAAGAAGCCAAGAAGATGGAGATGGCCAAGTTCCGATACATCCTGCCCGTGTACGGCATTTGCCAGGATCCCATGGGCCTGGTCATGGAGTTCATGGAGACGGGCTCCCTGGAGAAGCTGCTGGCCTCCGAGCCGTTGCCGTGGGACCTGCGCTTCCGCATCATCCACGAGACCGCCGTGGGCATGAACTTCCTTCACTGCATGTCCCCGCCGCTGCTGCACCTGGACCTGAAGCCCGCAAACATCCTACTGGACGCCCACTACCACGTCAAG ATTTCCGACTTCGGGCTGGCCAAGTGCAACGGGCTGTCCCAGGACTTCGGCGTGGACGGTGTGTGCGGCACCATCGCCTACCTGCCCCCGGAGCGCTTCGGAGAGGAGAGCCAGCTCTTCGACACCAAGCACGACGTGTACAG CTTCGCCATCGTCATCTGGAGCGTGCTGACGCAGAAGAAGCCGTTTGAAG ATGACAGGAACTTCCTGCACATCATGATGAAAGTGTCCAAGGGCCACCGCCCAGAGCTGCCGCCCGTCTGCAGAGCCAGGCCGCACGGCTGCACCAAGCTCTTGCACCTCATGCAAAGATGCTGGCACGGGGACCCTCGCGAGCGGCCCACCTTCCAAG AAATCACTTCCGAAACCGAGGATCTGTGTGATAAGCCCGATGAGGAGGTGAAGGAGGCAGCTCAAGATGCAGAGGTGAAAGCCCGTCCGGCGCCCAAGAGCGAG GCACCCGTGTCCACGGCCCTCAAGCGCGCCTCGGCCCCGGCCTTTGATAAGGACTACAGCCTGTCCGAGCTGCTGTCGCAGCTGGACTCGGGCATCTCACAGACGCTCGAGGGCCCCGACGAGCTCAGCCGCAGCTCCTCCGAGTCCAAGCTCCCGTCGGCGAACAGCGACAAGCGGCTGTCGGGGGTGTCCTCCGTCGACTCCGCCTTCTCCTCCCGAGGGTCCCTGTCCCTGTCTTTCGAGCGGGAGCCTTCCACGGGCG ACCTGGGCACCACCGACGTCCAGAGGAAGAAGCTTGTGGACGCCGTTGTGAGCGGGGACACCAACCGGCTGATGAAgatcctgcagccccaggacgTCGACCTGGTGCTGGAGGGCGGCGCCAGCCTGCTGCACCTGGCCGTGGAGGCCGGGCAGGAGGAGTGCGTCAAGTGGCTGCTCCTCAACAACGCCAACCCCAACCTGACCAACGGGAGGGGCTCCACCCCCCTGCACCTGGCCGTGGAGAAGAGGGTACGGGGCGTGGTGGAGCTCCTGCTAGCCCGCAAGATCAGCGTCAACGCCACGGACGAGGACCAGTGGACGGCCCTCCACTTCGCGGCCCAGAACGGCGACGAGGGCAGCACGCGGCTGCTGCTGGAGAGGAGCGCCTCCATCAACCAGGCGGACTTCGAGGGCCGCACGCCCATGCACGTGGCCTGCCAGCACGGGCAGGAGAGCGTGGTGCGCATCCTGCTGCGCCGCGGCGTCGACGTGGGCCTGCAGGGCAAGGACGCCTGGCTGCCGCTGCACTACGCCGCCTGGCAGGGCCACCTGCCCATCGTCAAGCTGCTGGGCAAGCAGCCGGGGGTGAGCGTGAACGCCCAGACGCTGGACGGGAGGACGCCCCTGCACCTGGCCGCCCAGCGGGGGCACTACCGCGTGGCCCGCATCCTCATCGACCTGCACTCCGACGTCAACGTCCGCAGCCTGCTCGCGCAGACGCCCCTGCACGTGGCCGCCGAGACGGGGCACACGAGCACCGCCAGGCTGCTCCTGCATCGCGGTGCCGACAGGGAGGCGGTGACCTCGGAGGGTTTCACTGCCCTGCACCTGGCCGCCCGGAACGGGCACCTGGCGACCGTCAAGCTGCTGGTGGAAGAGAAGGCCGAcgtgctggccctggggccccggAACCAGACGGCGCTGCACCTGGCCGCGGCCGGCGGGCACGCGGAGGTGGTGGAGGAGTTGGTCAGCGCTGACGTGCTCAACCTGTCTGATGAGCAGGGGCTCAGCGCCCTGCACCTGGCCGCCCGGGGCAGACACGCCAAGACGGTGGAGACGCTGCTCAAGCACGGGGCGCACGTCAACCTGCAGAGCCTCAAGTTCCAGAGCAGCCAGGGCCCCGCCGCCACGCTGCTCCGGCGAAACAAGACCTAG